In a single window of the Stigmatopora nigra isolate UIUO_SnigA chromosome 7, RoL_Snig_1.1, whole genome shotgun sequence genome:
- the erfl1 gene encoding ETS domain-containing transcription factor ERF-like — MDCNCVSDLLLPPVPALWTPGFAFPDWAYKPESSPGSRQIQLWHFILELLQKEEYNGVIAWQGDYGEFVIKDPDEVARLWGIRKCKPHMNYDKLSRALRYYYNKRILHKTKGKRFTYKFNFSKVVLVNYPILDMANSPFFLAQNHFNGGATAPDCTPEGIQSLFPRLPDSGRSPSLFDRGTTPAGPEGDKLRLDAFPFLGSGAPCYTKPPSLLGAYPRSPPFDYPWGFNPYLPGAFSLNNCPKLPSGSLYPSQFYPGPLPGGLSQLPHPFSSLLPPGEGERGASVPQAGRPGLPPYPGSLSLGRLDLGDPPVGGERAGATPTGLGSGRQSPSERRAAVKRDAESDSDLEITDLSDCSSDNEHDSAKDVAPDGKKAVAPPLLPPIHSHPLKGLLPLSPPPPPPVMLHERHRETETLKMIRS; from the exons ATGGACTGTAACTGCGTCAGCGATCTGTTGCTCCCCCCAGTGCCGGCACTGTGGACGCCAG GGTTCGCTTTCCCGGACTGGGCCTACAAGCCGGAATCCAGCCCCGGATCGCGGCAGATCCAGTTGTGGCACTTTATCTTGGAATTGCTGCAGAAGGAGGAGTATAATGGCGTGATCGCGTGGCAGGGTGACTACGGCGAGTTTGTCATCAAGGACCCCGACGAGGTGGCTCGACTCTGGGGTATCCGGAAGTGTAAACCTCATATGAACTATGATAAGCTGAGCAGGGCGTTGAG GTATTACTACAACAAGCGCATTTTGCACAAAACCAAAGGGAAGCGCTTCACGTACAAGTTTAACTTCAGCAAGGTGGTTTTGGTCAATTACCCCATCCTGGATATGGCCAACTCACCCTTCTTTTTGGCCCAAAACCATTTCAACGGAGGGGCCACCGCCCCTGACTGCACCCCAGAG GGCATCCAATCCCTGTTCCCTCGCTTACCCGACTCTGGACGATCCCCCTCCCTGTTTGATCGAGGAACCACTCCTGCGGGGCCCGAGGGAGACAAACTCCGACTGGACGCATTCCCTTTCCTTGGTTCAG GTGCCCCCTGCTACACCAAACCTCCGTCCCTCCTGGGCGCGTACCCCCGCAGCCCACCTTTCGACTACCCGTGGGGTTTTAACCCCTACCTCCCAGGGGCTTTCTCCCTTAACAACTGCCCCAAACTGCCCTCCGGCTCCCTCTACCCATCCCAGTTCTACCCCGGCCCCCTGCCAGGCGGCTTGTCTCAACTGCCGCACCCCTTCTCCAGCCTGCTGCCCCCAGGCGAGGGCGAGAGGGGGGCGTCGGTGCCCCAGGCCGGCCGCCCCGGCCTGCCGCCCTACCCGGGGAGCCTTTCGCTAGGCCGCCTGGACCTCGGCGACCCCCCAGTGGGCGGGGAGCGTGCCGGGGCCACGCCCACAGGCCTGGGGTCGGGACGCCAAAGCCCCTCGGAGAGACGGGCCGCCGTCAAACGGGACGCCGAGTCGGACTCGGACCTGGAGATCACCGACCTGAGTGACTGCAGCTCGGACAACGAGCACGACTCTGCCAAGGACGTGGCTCCAGATGGGAAGAAAGCCGTGGCCCCGCCCCTTCTGCCACCCATCCACAGCCACCCTCTGAAGGGCCTGTTACCGCTCAGCCCACCCCCGCCGCCTCCGGTCATGTTGCACGAGCGCCACAGGGAGACAGAGACTCTTAAAATGATCCGCAGCTAA